AACAATATTGATGCTTAAAAACATTAATATTAAAAAACTAAACAAGCGCTATATTCTACGCTAATTAAGATAATTAAGCATCTTTTGCAAAGATGTTTTCTCAGATAAAGCATTTACAGCCTTAAGTTGACTAAAAATTTACTAGGGTAATACCTAGTAGCTTAATATTTGTGCTATATTGCGATTAAATTTTTGATGCTGATTGGGCATCAACATGCTAGAATTACGGATTAGTTTAACGAACTATTTAGCTAACGCCATGTATTATAAGGTCTTTACTATGCATCGAACCTCTAAGCTACTGGGTGCAACAAGCTTACTGCTCATTAGTTTGCTTTCTGGTTGTGCAACCACTTCTGCACCTACTATTAATGCAGGATTAAAAGCGGGAAGCTTACCACCGGTTGGTAGTTTTACGGCTGAAAATGGCATACAATTCAATATCCAACCTCTAAACCTAGCGACATTGCCGCCGCCTCAAGTAGCCCAGCCTAATAACGATATTAATCATTTGATTCAAAGCTCTACTAAAGCTCAGTATCGTATTACTCCAGGTGATATTTTAAGTATCAATCTAGTAGGCTATCCAGAGATGAATGCAAGCTCATCCGGGTCTGGAGGGAGTACCCCCTACGCTTCAGGTTATCCTGTAGATCAGCAAGGCTTTATTCAGTTTCCTCTAATAGGACGTATACAAGCCTCCGGCTTAAGTGTGCCGCAGTTCACAGAAAATCTACGGGGACGGCTTGAGCGCTATTTGAAGTATTCAGATCCACAAGTAAAGATTATCAATTACCGTGGTAATAAGTTCTTTATCGATGGTGAAGTCAAGCAGCCTGGTGAGTTTTCTATTGAAGACTCTCCTGTCTCTCTCTATAGTGCTATTTCTATGGCGGGCGGTGCAACCGATACCGGTGATTCCAATAGTATTGTCCTTAATCGCAATGGCCGTAATTATAATATTGGCCTGCAAGACCTACGTCAGATTGGCGCTTCAGGTAATCAGATTTACATTCAAGATGGCGATTCTATCCATGTCAATAGTGAAGACCGCAAGAAGGTTTATTTACTAGGGGAGTTCGGTCTGGTTAATCCAGTGGCAATTCCTGAGCAAGGGCTAAGTTTAGCTCAAGTATTAGGCGAATCGAGAGGGCTTAATTCAAGTACTGCTAATGCAGCTAAAGTATACGTAGTTCGAGATAATCCAAACTATCAGCGTACTAATATATATTATGTTGACATGCAAACTATGACCAATTTTGCGCTTGCTAATCGTTTTGAGATGCATCCGAATGACATCCTTTATGTGGATCCAACAGGCTTAACCCGTTGGAACCGTATTATTAGTGCCATACTGCCATCTACTTCGGCAGTCGCTGCGGTTACAAATCTCGCTGAATAGTTAATAAGGTATATATGTTATGGCATTTGATAATATTTTAGTAGTTTGCGTAGGGAATATATGCCGTAGTCCTATAGCTGAAGCATTATTATCTGAACAATACCCACAAAAAAATATTGATTCTGCAGGAGTATCTGCGTTAGTAGGGCATAGTGCGGATTCTAAAGCTATAGAAGCAATGAAGAACGATGGCATAGATATCAGTAATCATATTGCCAAGCAGATAGATGAATCATTGGTGGTAAAATCAGATTTGATCTTGACTATGTCTGATCATCAAACGAAATGGATTGAGAGTCAATGGCCGCATAGCCGGGGTAAGACCTTTAAAATCGGCCATTGGATTGATAAAGATATTGCGGATCCGTATAAGTTAGATAAACAAGCATTTGAGACTGCGAAGCAAGATATCATTGATAGCCTTGATCAGTGGACTGATAAAATTAGTTAAGTTGCGGATAGTTATGAGTATGAATTCACAGACACAAA
This sequence is a window from Psychrobacter jeotgali. Protein-coding genes within it:
- a CDS encoding low molecular weight protein-tyrosine-phosphatase produces the protein MAFDNILVVCVGNICRSPIAEALLSEQYPQKNIDSAGVSALVGHSADSKAIEAMKNDGIDISNHIAKQIDESLVVKSDLILTMSDHQTKWIESQWPHSRGKTFKIGHWIDKDIADPYKLDKQAFETAKQDIIDSLDQWTDKIS
- a CDS encoding polysaccharide biosynthesis/export family protein, encoding MHRTSKLLGATSLLLISLLSGCATTSAPTINAGLKAGSLPPVGSFTAENGIQFNIQPLNLATLPPPQVAQPNNDINHLIQSSTKAQYRITPGDILSINLVGYPEMNASSSGSGGSTPYASGYPVDQQGFIQFPLIGRIQASGLSVPQFTENLRGRLERYLKYSDPQVKIINYRGNKFFIDGEVKQPGEFSIEDSPVSLYSAISMAGGATDTGDSNSIVLNRNGRNYNIGLQDLRQIGASGNQIYIQDGDSIHVNSEDRKKVYLLGEFGLVNPVAIPEQGLSLAQVLGESRGLNSSTANAAKVYVVRDNPNYQRTNIYYVDMQTMTNFALANRFEMHPNDILYVDPTGLTRWNRIISAILPSTSAVAAVTNLAE